One genomic region from Sphingomicrobium aestuariivivum encodes:
- the ubiA gene encoding 4-hydroxybenzoate octaprenyltransferase, with the protein METVPDSERTGLIGALPPSWRPYAALMRLDRPIGTWLLYWPCLAGLGLAGVDGRWDLVGWFLLGAFAMRSAGCAYNDIVDRDLDARVERTRLRPLASGRISLKAAWGLTIGLCFVGLVVLVQLPLTAALVALASLALVAAYPFMKRITWWPQAWLGLVFSWGALVGWTAAWGSLALPGLLLWGGSIFWVVGYDTVYAIQDVEDDALVGVRSSARALGGRVKGGVALCYALALGLWGAALWQLKPTPLALLALLPVALHLGWQAMKVDAEDGAGALALFRSNRFAGLLLALACLTVGLSRGG; encoded by the coding sequence ATGGAAACTGTTCCCGACAGCGAACGCACCGGCCTCATCGGTGCGCTGCCGCCAAGCTGGCGGCCCTATGCCGCGCTGATGCGGCTCGACCGGCCGATCGGCACCTGGCTGCTCTACTGGCCCTGCCTCGCGGGGCTCGGGCTGGCGGGGGTCGATGGCCGCTGGGACCTTGTCGGCTGGTTCCTCCTCGGTGCCTTCGCGATGCGCTCGGCGGGCTGTGCCTATAATGATATCGTCGACCGCGATCTCGACGCCCGGGTCGAGCGCACGAGGCTCCGGCCGCTGGCGAGCGGGCGGATTTCGCTGAAAGCGGCATGGGGGCTGACCATCGGGCTTTGCTTCGTCGGCCTTGTCGTGCTCGTGCAACTGCCGCTGACCGCCGCGCTGGTCGCGCTGGCGAGCCTCGCGCTCGTTGCCGCTTATCCCTTCATGAAGCGCATCACCTGGTGGCCGCAGGCATGGCTCGGCCTCGTCTTCAGCTGGGGCGCGCTGGTTGGCTGGACCGCGGCGTGGGGCAGCCTCGCCCTGCCCGGCCTCCTCCTGTGGGGCGGCTCGATCTTCTGGGTCGTGGGCTATGACACCGTCTATGCGATCCAGGACGTGGAGGACGATGCGCTGGTCGGCGTGCGCTCCTCGGCGCGCGCGCTGGGCGGACGGGTGAAGGGCGGGGTAGCGCTTTGCTATGCGCTCGCGCTCGGCCTTTGGGGCGCGGCGCTATGGCAGCTCAAGCCGACCCCGCTGGCGCTGCTCGCGCTGCTGCCGGTCGCGCTCCATCTCGGCTGGCAGGCGATGAAGGTCGATGCCGAAGACGGGGCGGGCGCGCTGGCGCTGTTCCGGTCGAACCGGTTCGCCGGCCTCCTCCTCGCGCTCGCCTGCCTGACGGTCGGCTTGTCGCGCGGGGGCTGA
- a CDS encoding phospholipase D-like domain-containing protein: MSNDIQPIVAVGRNCWRIERATEARMIVDAADYYRIIAEAMQRASERIFIVGWDFDTRISLAPDREGSYHASLGHFFLDLAREKPTRQIDVLKWNFGALKQFLSVRATYWLFRWWLAKPIRLKFDSSHPKGCSHHQKIVVIDESLAACGGIDIGLRRWDTREHRPEDPCRTTPNGKPYDPWHDVTMLMRGPVAGALGELGRERWKVATTRDLEPVRQAEDDWPDGLEPHFRDVDVAIARTRAEYGDVGEVRENEALVIDMIEKCERFAYIENQYFTSPKVAAAICTRLSEDDPPEIVLVMPRTADGWLEQIAMDGTRQKLMQTIMNSPGGENFRIYVPVNAAGTDIYVHAKVAIIDDRFLRVGSANLNNRSMGLDSECDVIVDCGLPQNAGKGHEATITALRRDLMAEHLGVDVDTLAKAEEEERGLIGVIEALRGEDKTLTRLELEDLSGAENFIADHELGDPEATEDMFEPFARKSLRQRWRQTRTQLRQRFSRS; the protein is encoded by the coding sequence GTGAGTAACGACATCCAACCGATCGTCGCGGTGGGGCGCAATTGCTGGCGGATCGAACGGGCCACCGAGGCCCGGATGATCGTCGATGCCGCCGACTATTACCGCATCATCGCCGAGGCGATGCAGCGCGCGAGCGAGCGCATCTTCATCGTCGGCTGGGACTTCGACACGCGCATCAGCCTCGCCCCCGATCGCGAGGGGAGCTATCACGCCAGCCTCGGTCACTTCTTCCTCGACCTGGCACGCGAGAAGCCGACGCGCCAGATCGACGTGCTCAAATGGAATTTCGGGGCGCTGAAGCAGTTCCTGTCGGTGCGTGCGACCTATTGGCTGTTTCGCTGGTGGCTGGCAAAACCGATCCGCCTCAAGTTCGACAGTTCGCATCCCAAGGGGTGCAGCCATCACCAGAAGATCGTCGTCATCGACGAGAGCCTCGCCGCCTGCGGGGGCATCGATATCGGGCTCAGGCGCTGGGACACGCGCGAGCACAGGCCCGAGGATCCGTGCCGCACCACCCCCAACGGCAAGCCCTATGATCCGTGGCACGACGTGACCATGCTGATGCGCGGGCCCGTGGCGGGGGCACTGGGCGAACTCGGGCGCGAGCGCTGGAAGGTGGCGACGACACGCGATCTCGAGCCGGTCCGCCAGGCCGAGGACGACTGGCCCGACGGGCTCGAGCCGCATTTCCGCGATGTCGACGTCGCCATCGCGCGCACCCGCGCCGAATATGGGGACGTCGGGGAAGTGCGCGAGAACGAGGCGCTGGTCATCGACATGATCGAGAAGTGCGAGCGCTTCGCCTATATCGAGAACCAGTATTTCACCTCGCCGAAGGTCGCCGCCGCCATCTGCACGCGGTTGAGCGAGGATGATCCGCCCGAGATCGTCCTCGTCATGCCGCGCACCGCCGACGGCTGGCTCGAGCAGATCGCGATGGACGGCACCCGCCAGAAGCTGATGCAGACCATCATGAATTCACCCGGCGGCGAGAATTTCCGCATCTATGTGCCGGTCAATGCGGCGGGCACCGACATCTATGTCCACGCCAAGGTGGCGATCATCGATGACCGCTTCCTGCGGGTGGGGTCGGCCAATCTCAACAACCGCTCGATGGGCCTCGACAGCGAGTGCGACGTCATCGTCGACTGCGGACTGCCCCAGAATGCGGGCAAGGGTCATGAGGCGACGATCACCGCGCTGCGCCGCGATCTCATGGCCGAACATCTCGGCGTCGACGTCGATACCTTGGCGAAAGCGGAGGAAGAGGAGCGCGGGCTGATCGGGGTGATCGAGGCCTTGCGCGGCGAGGACAAGACGCTGACGCGGCTCGAGCTCGAGGACCTGTCGGGCGCCGAGAATTTCATCGCCGATCACGAGCTGGGCGATCCCGAGGCTACCGAGGACATGTTCGAGCCCTTCGCGCGCAAGAGCCTGCGCCAGCGCTGGCGCCAGACCCGCACGCAATTGCGCCAGCGTTTCTCGCGCAGCTAG
- a CDS encoding glutamate--cysteine ligase produces the protein MTTRTDLSASPTIESREDLLSLFSGGEKPASDWRIGTEHEKFVYHVGDHRAPSWEEEGGIRDLLTALTEYGWQPVIEGGKLIALTGDDGTVSLEPSGQLELSGAALEHLHQTCAEAGRHLKQVKAVGEKLGLGFLGLGMWPDKARDDLSWMPKARYGIMRRYMPTKGDLGLDMMQRTCTIQVNLDYSSEADMVKKFRVGLALQPVATALFANSPFTEGRPNGFLSFRSHIWTDTDADRTGMLPFVFEEGFGYERWCDYALGVPMYFVFRDGHYHDVAGKSFRDFLDGRLEGLEGEKPTRADWTDHLSTIFPEVRLKSFLEMRGADGGPWNRICALPALWVGLLYDGPTLDAAWDLCKDWSLEERERLRADVPKMGLRTPVPGFGTMQQLAERVVELANEGLRARARTNAAGDDETGFLDPLREIIARGQSPADRLLACYHGEWNGSVEPVYGDQSF, from the coding sequence ATGACGACGCGCACCGACCTGTCCGCCAGCCCGACCATCGAGAGCCGCGAAGACCTGCTCTCCCTGTTTTCCGGCGGCGAGAAGCCCGCGAGCGACTGGCGCATCGGCACCGAGCACGAGAAATTCGTCTATCATGTCGGGGATCACCGCGCGCCGAGCTGGGAAGAGGAAGGCGGCATCCGCGATCTCCTCACCGCCCTGACCGAATATGGCTGGCAGCCCGTGATCGAGGGCGGCAAGCTCATCGCGCTGACCGGCGATGACGGCACCGTCAGCCTCGAACCCTCGGGCCAGCTCGAACTGTCGGGCGCCGCATTGGAGCATCTCCACCAGACCTGCGCCGAGGCGGGCCGCCACCTCAAGCAGGTCAAGGCCGTTGGCGAGAAATTGGGCCTCGGCTTCCTCGGCCTTGGCATGTGGCCCGACAAGGCACGCGATGATCTCTCGTGGATGCCCAAGGCGCGCTACGGCATCATGCGCCGCTACATGCCGACCAAGGGCGACCTCGGGCTCGACATGATGCAGCGCACCTGCACCATCCAGGTCAATCTCGACTATTCGTCCGAAGCCGACATGGTGAAGAAATTCCGCGTCGGCCTCGCGCTCCAGCCCGTGGCCACCGCGCTGTTCGCCAATTCGCCCTTCACGGAAGGGCGTCCCAACGGCTTCCTCAGCTTCCGGTCGCACATCTGGACCGACACCGACGCCGACCGCACCGGCATGCTGCCCTTCGTCTTCGAGGAGGGCTTCGGCTACGAGCGCTGGTGCGACTATGCGCTGGGCGTGCCGATGTATTTCGTTTTCCGCGACGGCCATTATCACGACGTGGCGGGCAAGAGCTTCCGCGACTTCCTCGACGGGCGCCTCGAAGGCCTCGAGGGCGAAAAGCCCACCCGCGCCGACTGGACCGACCACCTGTCGACCATCTTCCCGGAGGTGCGCCTCAAGAGCTTCCTCGAGATGCGCGGTGCCGACGGCGGCCCGTGGAACCGCATCTGCGCGCTGCCCGCCCTGTGGGTCGGCCTCCTTTATGACGGCCCCACGCTCGATGCGGCGTGGGACCTGTGCAAGGACTGGAGCCTCGAGGAGCGCGAACGCTTGCGCGCCGACGTTCCCAAGATGGGACTGCGCACCCCCGTCCCCGGTTTCGGCACGATGCAGCAGTTGGCCGAGCGGGTCGTCGAGCTGGCGAACGAGGGCCTGCGCGCCCGCGCCCGCACCAATGCGGCGGGCGACGACGAGACCGGATTCCTCGATCCCCTGCGAGAAATCATCGCCCGGGGGCAGAGCCCCGCCGACCGCCTGCTGGCCTGCTACCATGGCGAGTGGAACGGCTCGGTCGAGCCCGTCTACGGCGACCAAAGCTTCTGA
- the ku gene encoding non-homologous end joining protein Ku: MPARASWKGQIRLALVAIPVEIYPATKSGSTVSFHQVHEPSGQRVRYEKVVPGIGPVDRDEIVKGYEVDKGEYVLLEPEEVEAVKLESKRTLELIQFVEQGEIDAIYFEKPYFVVPQDELAEDAFIVLRDALRQAGKVGIGQLAMRGREYVVSVKPCGRGLILETLRYEEELRKAESYFREIGDDKPDKELLELATSLIDKKTAPFDAGKFEDRYVEALRDLIDKKVKAKGKRVIGDATLEEERPSGSNVVDLMAALKASLDEGKGKKKAAPKKTTQKKAAPKKKAS, translated from the coding sequence ATGCCTGCACGCGCGAGCTGGAAAGGCCAGATCCGTCTCGCCCTCGTGGCGATCCCCGTGGAAATCTATCCGGCGACCAAGTCGGGCAGCACGGTGAGCTTCCACCAGGTCCACGAGCCCTCGGGCCAGCGCGTGCGCTATGAAAAAGTGGTGCCAGGCATCGGGCCGGTCGATCGCGACGAGATCGTCAAGGGCTATGAGGTGGACAAGGGCGAATATGTGCTCTTGGAGCCAGAGGAGGTGGAAGCGGTCAAGCTCGAGAGCAAGCGGACGCTGGAGCTCATCCAGTTCGTGGAGCAGGGCGAGATCGACGCCATCTATTTCGAGAAACCCTATTTCGTGGTGCCGCAGGACGAGCTGGCCGAGGACGCCTTCATCGTGCTGCGCGATGCGCTGCGGCAGGCGGGCAAGGTCGGCATCGGCCAGCTCGCCATGCGCGGGCGCGAATATGTGGTGAGCGTGAAGCCGTGCGGGCGCGGGCTCATCCTCGAGACGCTGCGCTACGAGGAGGAATTGCGGAAGGCCGAGAGCTATTTTCGCGAAATCGGTGACGACAAGCCCGACAAGGAATTGTTGGAGCTGGCCACCAGCCTGATCGACAAGAAGACCGCGCCTTTCGACGCGGGCAAGTTCGAGGACCGCTATGTCGAGGCGCTCCGCGACCTCATCGACAAGAAGGTGAAGGCCAAGGGCAAGCGGGTGATCGGCGATGCCACGCTCGAGGAGGAACGACCGTCGGGCAGCAATGTCGTCGACCTGATGGCGGCGCTGAAGGCGAGCCTCGACGAGGGCAAGGGCAAGAAGAAGGCGGCGCCGAAAAAGACGACGCAGAAGAAGGCGGCGCCGAAGAAGAAGGCCTCTTGA
- a CDS encoding 16S rRNA (uracil(1498)-N(3))-methyltransferase → MPATPAWPPESLPRLYVTAPLAEGAEFELDKSQAHYVGTVMRRKPGDALLLFDGANGEWRGEVVEAGKKRVRLRVTGKTRPQEAPTGLTLAFAPIKKQRIDFLVEKAVELGVETLQPILTQRTIAGRVGEDRIRAHIVEAAEQCGRTAIAELREPVRLKKWLIERPRTPLYFADETGGAPALESFRPAPATILIGPEGGFTDEERAMIRAGEGAVAISLGPRILRAETAALAAVAAYMASAGDWRQ, encoded by the coding sequence ATGCCTGCCACTCCCGCCTGGCCGCCCGAGAGCCTGCCCCGCCTTTACGTCACCGCCCCCCTCGCCGAGGGCGCCGAGTTCGAGCTCGACAAGTCGCAGGCCCATTATGTCGGTACGGTGATGCGGCGGAAGCCGGGCGATGCGCTCCTCCTGTTCGACGGCGCGAACGGCGAATGGCGCGGCGAAGTGGTCGAGGCGGGCAAGAAGCGCGTGCGCCTGCGGGTGACGGGAAAGACCCGCCCGCAGGAAGCGCCCACCGGCCTCACCCTCGCCTTCGCGCCGATCAAGAAGCAGCGCATCGACTTCCTCGTCGAAAAAGCGGTCGAGCTGGGCGTCGAGACGCTCCAGCCGATCCTCACCCAACGCACCATCGCGGGCCGCGTCGGCGAGGATCGCATCCGCGCGCATATCGTCGAGGCCGCAGAGCAGTGCGGGCGCACCGCCATCGCCGAGCTGAGGGAACCGGTCCGGCTGAAAAAGTGGCTGATCGAACGGCCCCGCACGCCCCTCTATTTCGCCGACGAGACGGGCGGCGCGCCTGCCCTCGAGAGCTTCAGGCCCGCCCCCGCGACCATCCTCATCGGCCCCGAGGGCGGTTTCACCGACGAGGAGCGCGCGATGATCCGCGCCGGGGAAGGCGCCGTCGCGATCAGCCTCGGCCCGCGCATCCTGCGCGCCGAGACGGCGGCCCTCGCGGCGGTCGCCGCCTATATGGCGTCGGCGGGAGACTGGCGCCAATAG
- a CDS encoding TonB-dependent receptor, translating to MATATAFAATPVHAQVTGDDDTMIEDAEEGIGVIVITAQRREENLQDVPISVATVGDDTLAAINAGGADIRGLAGRVPSLNIESSFGRTFPRFYIRGLGNTDFDLNASQPVSLVYDEVVLENPILKGFPVFDVDRVEVLRGPQGTLFGRNTPAGIVKFDTVKPGFTAENFAKASWASYNTLTAEAGVGATLSDDVSIRVSGLYQHRDDWIDNVDTPRRNDLEGYDDYAARVQLLIEPSDVASLRLTAQARRQDGSARVFRANLFNTGSNELVGVDGGEFVRSEVRADGINYQALNNFNVAAHFDYDFGPVTLYSISSYWGGNLESRGDIDGGFGNAFTADMGPGFIPFSAQSQDNIPSLDQFTQEIRIASNNDGGLGYQAGVFYFNEKLDIESIDFGGPQETAPAAIVNQRQDADALGIFGSVNYAFDNGFTVQGGARYNFDDKTLMAEREFDLRPGFIGGGPVPAETLSADDEVLTWDVSGVYEVNDDVNVFARVAKGYRAPSLQGRILFDRDLSMASSETTMSYEAGVKTSFDAVMFNLTGYLFKTDDLQLSAVGGGTNANLLLNADQVDGAGFEAELMARPARGLTLTAGVSYNSAKIDDPDLVVETCGAACTVTDDIFAPAAPFQPAIVYIDGNQLPQAPEWTANWTAGYEFPITADGDLYVFTDWYYRSKINFFLYEAVEFSDDNLLEGGLRIGYKTADFDVAVFARNILDDQSAVGAIDFNNLTGFVNEPRIIGAELGVNF from the coding sequence ATGGCCACCGCCACGGCGTTCGCCGCCACGCCCGTGCACGCACAGGTGACCGGTGATGATGACACGATGATCGAGGATGCCGAGGAAGGCATCGGCGTCATCGTCATCACCGCACAGCGCCGCGAGGAAAACCTGCAGGACGTGCCGATCTCGGTCGCGACCGTGGGCGACGACACGCTGGCCGCGATCAACGCGGGCGGTGCCGACATCCGCGGCCTCGCCGGCCGCGTGCCCAGCCTCAACATCGAAAGCTCCTTCGGGCGCACCTTCCCGCGTTTCTACATCCGCGGCCTCGGCAACACCGACTTCGACCTCAATGCCTCGCAGCCGGTCAGCCTCGTCTATGACGAAGTCGTCCTCGAGAACCCGATCCTCAAGGGCTTCCCGGTGTTCGACGTCGATCGCGTCGAAGTCCTTCGCGGGCCGCAGGGCACGCTGTTCGGCCGCAACACGCCGGCCGGCATCGTCAAGTTCGACACGGTGAAGCCCGGCTTCACCGCCGAGAATTTCGCCAAGGCCAGCTGGGCCAGCTACAACACGCTGACCGCCGAAGCCGGCGTCGGCGCGACCCTCTCGGACGACGTCTCGATCCGCGTCTCGGGTCTCTACCAGCACCGTGACGACTGGATCGACAATGTCGATACGCCGCGTCGCAATGACCTCGAAGGCTATGACGATTATGCCGCGCGCGTGCAGCTCCTCATCGAGCCGAGCGACGTCGCCTCGCTGCGCCTGACCGCGCAGGCCCGCCGCCAGGACGGTTCGGCCCGCGTCTTCCGCGCCAATCTGTTCAACACCGGTTCGAACGAGCTGGTCGGCGTCGACGGCGGCGAGTTCGTCCGCTCGGAAGTGCGTGCCGACGGCATCAACTACCAGGCGCTGAACAATTTCAACGTCGCCGCCCACTTCGACTATGACTTCGGGCCGGTCACCCTTTACTCGATCTCGAGCTACTGGGGCGGCAACCTCGAGAGCCGCGGCGACATCGACGGCGGCTTCGGCAATGCCTTCACCGCCGACATGGGCCCGGGCTTCATCCCCTTCTCGGCGCAGAGCCAGGACAACATCCCCTCGCTCGACCAGTTCACGCAGGAAATCCGCATCGCCTCGAACAATGACGGCGGTCTCGGCTACCAGGCGGGTGTCTTCTACTTCAACGAGAAGCTGGACATCGAGAGCATCGACTTCGGCGGCCCGCAGGAAACCGCTCCGGCGGCGATCGTCAACCAGCGCCAGGACGCCGACGCGCTCGGCATCTTCGGCAGCGTGAACTACGCCTTCGACAACGGTTTCACCGTCCAGGGCGGCGCGCGCTACAATTTCGACGATAAGACCCTCATGGCCGAGCGCGAATTCGACCTGCGCCCCGGCTTCATCGGTGGTGGCCCGGTCCCCGCCGAAACGCTGTCGGCCGATGACGAAGTCCTGACCTGGGACGTCAGCGGCGTCTACGAGGTCAATGACGACGTCAACGTCTTCGCCCGCGTCGCCAAGGGCTATCGCGCTCCCTCGCTCCAGGGCCGCATCCTGTTCGACCGCGACCTGTCGATGGCGAGCAGCGAGACGACCATGAGCTACGAAGCCGGCGTCAAGACCAGCTTCGATGCGGTCATGTTCAACCTCACCGGCTACCTGTTCAAGACCGACGACCTCCAGCTGTCGGCGGTCGGTGGCGGCACCAACGCCAACCTGCTCCTCAATGCGGACCAGGTCGACGGTGCGGGCTTCGAGGCCGAACTGATGGCGCGTCCCGCTCGTGGCCTGACGCTCACCGCGGGTGTCTCGTACAACTCGGCCAAGATCGACGATCCCGATCTGGTCGTCGAAACCTGCGGTGCGGCCTGCACCGTGACCGACGACATCTTCGCCCCCGCGGCGCCCTTCCAGCCGGCCATCGTCTACATCGACGGCAACCAGCTGCCGCAGGCACCCGAGTGGACCGCCAACTGGACCGCGGGCTACGAATTCCCGATCACGGCCGACGGCGACCTCTACGTCTTCACCGACTGGTACTATCGCTCGAAGATCAACTTCTTCCTCTACGAAGCCGTTGAATTCTCGGACGACAACCTGCTCGAAGGCGGCCTTCGCATCGGCTACAAGACCGCCGACTTCGACGTCGCGGTCTTCGCCCGCAACATCCTCGACGACCAGTCGGCGGTGGGCGCGATCGACTTCAACAACCTCACCGGTTTCGTCAACGAACCGCGCATCATCGGCGCGGAACTCGGCGTGAACTTCTAA
- the ligD gene encoding DNA ligase D yields MSYRPPQKATLSDHVPTSGDWIFEYKYDGYRILLDTGEGVAWTKNGKDWSDRFAGLVAAAGKQFPENCLVDGEAVVLGRNGQPDFGALQRALKHGGKDIVFFAFDLIEEAGEDLAALTNLERKARLEALMKGAESPLFYAEHVAGGGEAMLEAVCREGGEGIIAKRADAPYRHRRTRDWLKVKCINRQEFVIVGWANSDKKARPFRSLLLAVNEGGGLRYAGKVGTGFDHETMVGLKKKLERLARKTPPLEVPKGEAQEAHWVTPRLVAEIAFAEFTSAGTLRHPSFLGLRSDKPAKEVKREVALPTAETTGVKVTSADRMIFPQAGVTKGQLADYYAAIAPLLLDHAARRPLTLVRCPQGRAKSCFFQKHGPDALGDAVHGVPIREKDGDIEDYLWVEDAKGLVQCAQMGTIEFHGWGSRNHALEAPDRLVFDFDPDEGLDFEAVKAAAVTVRDILKEMGLESWPMLTGGKGVHVVAPLDASAEWPAVKSFAERFARALAQDRPDQFTANIRKAKRGGKIFIDWLRNQRGATAVMPYSARAREGAPVAVPVTWDELASATSGGDWHVTDLGKLLVHAERLGGWGEARQSLPDL; encoded by the coding sequence TTGAGCTACCGCCCGCCGCAAAAGGCGACGCTCAGCGACCATGTGCCCACGAGCGGGGACTGGATCTTCGAATATAAATATGACGGCTATCGGATCCTGCTCGACACCGGCGAGGGGGTGGCGTGGACCAAGAATGGCAAGGACTGGTCCGACCGGTTCGCGGGGCTGGTCGCGGCGGCGGGCAAGCAGTTTCCCGAGAATTGCCTCGTCGACGGCGAGGCGGTCGTGCTGGGCAGGAACGGCCAGCCCGATTTCGGCGCCTTGCAGCGGGCGCTGAAGCATGGCGGCAAGGACATCGTCTTTTTCGCCTTCGACCTGATCGAGGAGGCGGGGGAGGACCTCGCTGCCCTCACCAACCTTGAGCGCAAGGCGCGGCTGGAAGCGTTGATGAAAGGGGCCGAGAGCCCGCTTTTCTACGCCGAGCATGTTGCGGGCGGGGGCGAGGCGATGCTCGAGGCGGTGTGCCGCGAAGGCGGGGAGGGGATCATCGCCAAGCGCGCCGATGCGCCCTATCGCCACCGCCGCACGCGCGACTGGCTCAAGGTGAAATGCATCAACCGGCAGGAGTTCGTCATCGTCGGCTGGGCCAATAGCGACAAGAAGGCGCGGCCCTTTCGCTCGCTCCTGCTCGCGGTGAACGAGGGCGGGGGACTGCGCTATGCGGGCAAGGTCGGCACGGGCTTCGACCATGAGACGATGGTGGGCTTGAAAAAGAAACTCGAGCGGCTCGCGCGCAAGACGCCGCCGCTCGAGGTGCCGAAGGGCGAGGCGCAGGAGGCGCATTGGGTCACGCCCAGGCTGGTCGCCGAGATCGCCTTTGCCGAATTCACGAGCGCGGGGACGCTGCGACATCCAAGCTTTCTCGGGCTGCGTTCGGACAAGCCCGCCAAGGAGGTGAAGCGCGAGGTGGCGCTGCCGACCGCGGAGACGACGGGCGTGAAGGTCACGAGCGCGGACCGGATGATCTTTCCGCAAGCAGGCGTCACCAAAGGCCAGCTCGCCGATTATTATGCCGCCATCGCGCCGCTGCTGCTCGACCATGCGGCAAGGCGCCCGCTGACGCTGGTGCGCTGTCCGCAGGGGCGGGCGAAGAGCTGCTTCTTCCAGAAACACGGTCCCGATGCTCTCGGCGATGCGGTGCATGGGGTGCCGATCCGCGAGAAGGACGGCGACATCGAGGACTATCTGTGGGTCGAGGACGCCAAGGGCCTCGTCCAATGCGCGCAGATGGGGACGATCGAATTCCACGGCTGGGGCAGCCGCAACCACGCGCTGGAGGCGCCAGACCGGCTGGTGTTCGATTTCGACCCCGACGAGGGGCTCGATTTCGAGGCGGTGAAGGCAGCGGCCGTCACGGTCCGCGACATCCTGAAGGAGATGGGGCTGGAGAGCTGGCCGATGCTGACCGGCGGCAAGGGCGTGCATGTCGTCGCCCCGCTCGATGCCAGCGCCGAGTGGCCAGCAGTCAAAAGCTTCGCCGAACGCTTCGCGCGGGCGCTGGCGCAGGACCGACCCGACCAGTTCACGGCCAACATTCGCAAGGCCAAGCGCGGCGGGAAGATCTTCATCGACTGGCTCAGGAACCAGCGCGGCGCGACGGCGGTGATGCCCTATTCGGCACGGGCGCGGGAAGGCGCGCCGGTGGCGGTGCCGGTGACGTGGGACGAGCTTGCGTCAGCGACGAGCGGCGGCGACTGGCATGTCACCGACCTCGGGAAGCTGCTGGTCCATGCCGAGCGGCTGGGCGGCTGGGGCGAGGCGCGCCAGTCGCTGCCCGACCTCTAG
- the pip gene encoding prolyl aminopeptidase yields MTERRTLYPIVEPYESGHMDVGDGHSIYYERVGTPGAKPAVFLHGGPGGGIGPSHRGQWNPEKYDVLLFEQRGCGRSTPFASLENNTTQDLIADIEKLRTHCGHDKWQVFGGSWGSTLSLAYAEAHPDRATEIILRGIFFGEDYEYGWLFKYGASEIYPDEFDRFLSVLPPEGRDDPITAFHHILTGDDEAKKLEAARAWSRWEAVTVTLLPNEDVMAHMQDADQAIAMARIENHYMRHHCFLEEGQILRDVHKIRHIPGVIVQGRHDSCTPPRSAWELKKAWPEVDLQIIPDGSHNYAEPGILDGLIRATDRFADR; encoded by the coding sequence ATGACCGAACGCCGCACCCTCTATCCGATCGTGGAGCCTTACGAGAGCGGCCACATGGACGTCGGCGACGGTCATTCCATCTATTACGAGCGCGTCGGCACGCCCGGCGCCAAGCCCGCCGTCTTCCTCCATGGTGGCCCGGGTGGCGGCATCGGCCCCTCGCACCGCGGCCAGTGGAACCCCGAGAAATATGACGTCCTCCTGTTCGAACAGCGCGGCTGCGGGCGCTCCACCCCCTTCGCCAGCCTCGAGAACAACACCACGCAGGACCTCATCGCCGACATCGAGAAGCTCCGGACACACTGCGGCCATGACAAATGGCAGGTGTTTGGCGGCAGCTGGGGCTCGACCTTGAGCCTTGCCTATGCCGAGGCGCATCCCGACCGCGCCACCGAGATCATCCTGCGCGGCATCTTCTTCGGCGAGGACTATGAATATGGCTGGCTGTTCAAATATGGCGCCAGCGAGATCTATCCCGACGAGTTCGACCGCTTCCTCTCGGTCCTGCCGCCCGAGGGCCGCGACGATCCCATCACCGCCTTCCACCATATCCTGACGGGCGATGACGAAGCGAAGAAGCTCGAGGCCGCGCGCGCCTGGTCGCGCTGGGAAGCGGTGACCGTTACCCTGCTTCCCAACGAGGACGTGATGGCGCACATGCAGGACGCCGATCAGGCGATCGCGATGGCGCGGATCGAGAACCACTATATGCGCCACCACTGCTTCCTCGAGGAAGGCCAGATCCTGCGCGACGTCCACAAGATCCGGCACATCCCCGGCGTGATCGTGCAGGGCCGCCACGACAGCTGCACCCCGCCGCGCTCGGCGTGGGAGCTGAAGAAGGCCTGGCCCGAGGTCGACCTCCAGATCATCCCCGACGGCAGCCACAATTATGCCGAGCCCGGCATCCTCGACGGCCTCATCCGCGCCACCGACCGGTTCGCCGACCGATGA